One Triticum dicoccoides isolate Atlit2015 ecotype Zavitan chromosome 4B, WEW_v2.0, whole genome shotgun sequence genomic window carries:
- the LOC119293917 gene encoding 40S ribosomal protein S21-like: MQNEVGDMVDLYVPRKCSATNRIITAKDHTSVQIIIGHVDENGLYDGRFTSFALSGFVRAQVIIFLVY; encoded by the exons ATGCAGAACGAGGTGGGTGACATGGTGGACCTCTACGTCCCCAGGAAGTG CTCGGCCACCAACAGGATCATCACGGCCAAGGACCACACCTCTGTCCAGATCATCATTGGTCACGTTGATGAGAATGGCCTCTATGATGGCCGCTTCACCAGCTTTGCTCTCTCTGGGTTCGTCCGTGCTCAGGTAATCATCTTTCTTGTGTATTGA